Part of the Zingiber officinale cultivar Zhangliang chromosome 6A, Zo_v1.1, whole genome shotgun sequence genome, cttccggacAAGATTAAGGTCTAAGAGTCAAACCATAAATCCTTGTAATCCATATTTCACCCCTTTCATTTACCATTTAGTTATTATAATTTACCTACTTTGTGTTGATCTAGAACAAACTAACAGTCATATTAAGGATAAATGTAATAATCTTTTGTCACTAGTATATGTATTGTTGACTTTTTAGAAGAATAAAATTTCTATGAGCCAAGTATGACCCTACTTTTCTCTGAATTAAATCTACAGATCTTGCCAATATTTTATTCCTCATGGCATCAAGCTCAGCCATCTTCCCAACTTTAAGAAACACCTGTCTCCCCTATATATCTGAAAGTTGGAGTCAATATTTTAGACACCACACCCTGATGTCAAACTCAATAATGTCAATAATTACTTTTTGCTAATCTAGTGTCACAATTGAAATATACATCACCTAAGTCATAGTTATTGCATTTTGTTCGAACTAGCAGACAAAGACACTTTATTTCATTCTAAATcaattgaaaaacaaaagtttcCCGAATCACATTCCATACAATTTATGGTAAAAGTGAAACATAGCTTGGAGACCCAGGCACTAcaacaacaaacaaacaaaaaaaaaaaaaagaattatcgATGAAAATATTCATCGAAAATCCGTCGAAATATGCACATACCGACATATTACCAATACAAAAATATGCGTCATTAGAGAATTTGTCAAAAACGGGTTTCTGATAGATTATGTGATTCCGTCATTAATATTTTAACGACAGAATTTAATTCTGTAGGTAAAGACGTTGAAAATACTATTCTAGCAATCAGTTTCTATTGACGGGAACACAATTTCCACTGGAAAATAACAAACCCTTAACACTAGCCAGTTCATGGTTTTACCAACGAAATTTAGAGGTTCTGTCGATAGTCTATCGAAATACCGAAGGAAAATACTGTTTCCATTGGCGTTTATTTTCGATAATCACTGATGGAATAAGTTGTCCATTGATATTCTGTcgggaaagtaaaaaaaaaaatcatagattCAATATGTTTACACACTCTACCTTGTTTACATTTTCCAAATATGCAAAAATCATCACAGACGATGGCATTATACATACAATCCACACATAGAAACAGGTTATACATAATCGACTCACATACATCATTAATACGGAAAATGAGATTAGTGTTACTAAACGATAAGTTAGAATTGTTCAGGTTTACTGACAGTGATTATGCAGGAGATCAAGATGATAGAAGAAGCATTTCAGGCTATGTTTTTATGTTGGGCACAGGGGGCGTATCATGGTCTTCTAAGAAGCAACCAATTGTCTCCTTGTCAACTATAGAAGCTGGATTTATTGCTGCAACAACTTGTGCTTGTCAAGTTATCTAGTTGAGAAGAATTCTGGAAGAGCTTTAGCTCAAACAAGTTCAAAACTACTATAGTTTTTTGTGACAACAACTCAGCAATCAAACTCTCTAAGAATCTTGTGCTACACGGCAGAAGCAAACATATCGATGTGCAGTATTATTTTTTAAGAGATCTCAACAATGATGGAACAATCAAACTGGTTTATTGTCGAAGTGAAGATCAAGTTGCAGATATACAGACCAAGCCGCTCAAGTTGGCTACATTTGTAACATTGCGTGGTCTACTTGGAGTTTGTTTACGCATTGCCATTTTTCTTTTAACActaatctttaatacattttatccaaataaaattcaaataaagacaagagaaagaaagacaagagaacttatccaaataaaatgtattaaagatgaatgtaatagggtattactaaacgatagagaaataaaagagtaatagaagaagtattttcatcaatGTTTTAATAAAGGTTTAGATGACCAATTtatttaggtaatttaagtagcttaaatgagtataaaaatttaaatttttatcataaaattcaaacttcagaagtagaataagttttaaatgagatgcacaatggaaaagctattgaaccagatgatattctgatagaagTATAGAAATGCCTAAGGAAACAAGTTATTGaatgatttacaaaattatttaacatgatattaaaaataaaaaaaaatgtttgatcaatGAAGGATAAATActctaatttccttatataagaataagagagaagtataaaattatgtaaattataagggtattaaactaatgagccataaaactttggaaaaaataatagaaaaaagataaagaaaaaagatcacggtgatcgaaaatcaatttaaGTTCATATTTGAAATGtcaacaatagaagttatacatcttcttagacatcTAATTGAAAATATTAGGagtaaaaataagatctacatatgatattcattgacATAGAAAATGCTTATGATAGAatcctaagagaaattatatgaagaaatatagaaaagagaggtgttagtataacatatattgaactaattaaggatatattcGAGGTTGTAaggaccagagtaaagacttccaATAAAAATAGTGTTACATGAAAGATCAattctaagtctctatcttttttcactaattatggacgaactcactacgcACATTCAAGACGAAGTACCGTGATGCATATTGTTTacagataatattattttgatagatgaaacaTGTAAAGGAGTAAATCCTAAATTAGAATCTTGGCGGGAAATACTAGAAGGTAATGATTTAggtttagtagaataaaaacagaatatatagaatttaagtttagcaatatagacgtaatgagacaattgttaagaaaAGAGATGACGAGTTATCCGAAatcgagagctttaaatattcaggatcatttttgtaaaacgatggagggattgagagagatgttttaCATAGAATATATAAACAGGATAGTTGAAATGGAAGAGAACGTCGGGTGTTGGCTCATCCCCATAGTTGGTAATCCCAAGTGACTCAATGCCTTGGCATTCAAAGTTAGCTTGACTCATCCAAactcatggtggcaaaaggcgactaCGCTCATTTCCAGCGCCCCCACCAACCCATTCCAAAGCTAACACAAAGGAGGTAAATTACAGGTGGCTACTAACTTTTGGAATAGTGATTGACGCATGAGGGATGCATTTACCTTGGTTATATcaagattcgaacctcagacctcataATGAAAGTATCTCatatgctagccactagaccgtcccaaGGGGATGACTTGGACCAAACCACAAATCCTATGCACTTTCGTATTTGTGAAAATTAATAAGGAAGGATTCTCTATGAATTAATAATGTCTTATTTATTTCAAAATGAAAAAGAATGAGGGTACATATTTATTGGTGCTCATGTCTTCATCGACCAAGACCAGTACAAAAATGAAGACAATACCACTCAAACACCGCAGAACaataacataaaataaacatccattAATGCAATATCGCAGCTCAAATGACTACCCTCTCAAAAGGCAACCAGAGGATACACCGCCGCCGCCAGCAGAGACACCAGCAAAGGTAGACCGACTTCGACCGCGTTCCCATCCGACGTGGACAAGCCCGGAGGTGGCGGCGATGATATCGGAGGCGATGCCATCGGAGCATTAGCTGCAGTGATTTAGTCCATGGCACGTTAGTATATATAAGATCAGACAAGTGTACCAGAGGAGCTTAAGTATCTTACAGTTGCACTGGCTCAGAGGAAACTGGACGCTGCAGGCGGCGGGGAGGCCAAACGCCTGCGTCTGGTTCACGGTGATCCCGAACGAGGGGGCGGCCGCGATTCCGGAGGTGATGAGGGCGCAGATGCACTGCGGGTCGGACTGCACTGCCGACGAGAACAGCGAGCAGCATTGGCTTGATGGGGTGGAGACGTTGCCGGTGATGTAGTCAAGGCAGGGAGACAACCTCAAGACGACCGGCGTGCAGGAACTGAGCTGCGCCCTCATGCCGGCTGGCGAGAGCACCACCACCGCCATCGCTGCGACAAGAAGGATTGCTTGCATGTTCGCTACCATTTCTGACGTTCCTGAAGCAGAGAGAAGGCAGGGTGTAACTTTATACACGGGGAAACTACCTTTACCTTCTCATTGACGAAATCTCATGATCCTTTTCTCCTGTACTTTGTTGACAAATTTGTAGATTATTCGAGGAGAAGTCGTCAGACGAATGTTCCTCTGGAATTGGCGACGATTCTTGGAATACCGACCATTTTGTCAACATATTGGAAAATTCTAACGTTCAATGGAAGAAATAGAACGCTGGTTTGCAGTATCCAGTACACCTGGATGTTGTTCAAAGTTTGAACTTTGAATTCAAGGAAATCGTCTCCAGAAAGAAAAGCAATGTTCAGTTTTGCTACTGCGTGTCTGATCGCACATTGAAATAGATTATCACTATTTACTCGGGAAGATCATTCAAGTTGTATATAAACTAGTTGTTTATTAACTCACGCGATTTCTGAATATTGCTTGAGGATGATGCCAACTCTTAAAAAAATGGACAGGTGGCTTGCCAATGATGCCAATTTTCATATAAAAAGAATACAATAGAGTCATTTGAATGCATGATCTGATAGAAAACGATTGATGGTGGGAAGGAGAGAAATAAGAGCGAATGCAGCTGCAAAAGAGAGGACAGAGCATCTTTTTATCCACAAATCAGCAGTGGGGTTAAGTGTTAGTATTCGAATTTGTCCTAGTGTTCCATTATAACTTGTTGAGCTTTGCTTCGGTGAGAGCATCTCCAATAGAAATATTTAGAGAGGGTATTTCTTTAAATATCTTTCATTGAAgggatattttcaaaataaaattaagaaaaataaaattgaatattagaaaaaaaaaatcatagtcgAACGTTAATTaacgttcatttttttttaacgtTGGGCAATGTTTGTTCTTCCCCTATATATACATCGTTCCTTCCACCTATTTTCATCAATTCCACACTTATTGCATATCAAAAATTTAGAAAACAATGGATAAAAATTCCAGTCATTATTTTTAGGATTTGTTTAACACTTCAAATATCAATAAAAATTCTAATGAATAAAGTTCTCGAGTTCGTACTAATTTCCTCAATCCTCAATTTCTACTTGCCACTCAACACCCATCAAATTTCTAACTTTTCCAAATCCACCACCATATTATCATAATTTCTAAAGTTATCAAATTCTTTGAGTGGCAACTCTCGAGCTCCGTTTTATACATATCCTCCAGAATATTTGCAAAGTAGTCTATATTTCATGCAAGCCCCGGCTCATGGAATTAATCTGCTTCAATCACCGGAGGTTCAATCAAATGAATTGAGAAGAGCTAGTATTGATGCAATTGACAATGATAAAGGTATAGAAATACCTTATGTAGTCCCCGATTCATAATTTCCTCTATTCTTATCTGAAATAGGGGTCGACGATATTATTCTTAATCAAGTACTAGAGATGGGCAATGAATCAAATGAAGATAATAGTAAGCGAACAATATGAACAATAGCAGATGATAAACTCCTTGCAATGACCTACATAATTATGATTGAAGATTCAGTAGTTGATAATGCTCAGAAGAGTGATCTTTTTGGAAATGAGTGGTGACATACTACAATACCAATCAAGATAAGGGAGCTAAAAAGAGAACTGCAAAGAAAGCAAAATCTCATTTGACTTCGTTGAAAAAATCATGAATAGATATAATGGAATCTATAATAAATAGTATAATGATCGACTAAGCGGATGGAGTGACGAGGATTTGATGGTACGAGCTCATGAAGCATACAAGAGTACtttaaaaactaatttccaaTATGAACATGTGTGGAGGATCGTGAAAGATTGTCTGATATATGTTTCTCAATCCTCAGAGTGATGGGCTACAAAGAAAGTAAGAACATCAGAATTATAGTGCACGTATTGACTCTTCTAATCCTAATACAACTATTGATCTAGATGATATAGAAGTCCGATCTCGTCTAATGGGACAGAAGGTAGCAAAGAGGGAAGGCAAAGAAAGAGTAGGCCTAATTGATGAATTGAATCAGGCTGTGCAACATCAATGACGCATTTGAAAGAGTATAATAACAATAAGAAAGTGGATCAACTCATCCAAGCATATCAACTCCTAGTACTGGACACACGAGGCATAACAAATGAGCAACTTTTAAATCATCTAACGATATGTGAGCAGCTGAAGAAAAAATTGAACATATAGTTAATTTCTATGGTTTATTTTATCCGCtccttgtttattttattaactgtaGTTTGTAATATCTCTGGTTTATCGTTAtgtgttttattaatttaatatgggTTGTACTTCtatatttcaatttcaaatttgtaaaatatttatatttgtatGAAGTAATATTTTTCTTAAGTTTATATGTCTTCTAttgtatttttcttaaaattaaatgcAAGTTAATAAAATGATCATGGGTCGGTTGGTGAGATATTTGATTGTTGAATTGGGGATATTTGAGAGTGGATATTTAATATGTGAGActcataaatatttgattggtggGATATTTCATTGTGAGATTTGGGATATTTGAATAGTAGAATATTTAAAAAGTGATGTGGAAGTAGGGACCATGAATACTTGGGAGAAATATCTCTAACCACTATGGATACTCTTATGGTTTGATATGGGAGGTGGTAAGTGGTGCCACATGGTTTAAGGAAAATCAATATTCTATTAATAGTCTTATTAAGGTAGAGGTCGAAGTCAATAGAAATTCGGTCTTCGACTCTATATGATCCCCGACTCCAGACAGCCTCCACTCCATGTAGTCCTCGACTCTAGACCGCCACAACTCCATGCAGTCCACAACTCCAGACTGCCCCGACTCCATGCGGTCTCTGATTCCATGTGATCCCTAACTCCAAACCGCCTCGACTCCAGACCCCGACTCCATGCAGTCTTCGACTCCATATGGTCTTTGACTCCAGACCACCCCAACTCCATGTGTTACCCCAATTA contains:
- the LOC121993931 gene encoding non-specific lipid transfer protein GPI-anchored 5-like; its protein translation is MVANMQAILLVAAMAVVVLSPAGMRAQLSSCTPVVLRLSPCLDYITGNVSTPSSQCCSLFSSAVQSDPQCICALITSGIAAAPSFGITVNQTQAFGLPAACSVQFPLSQCNSNAPMASPPISSPPPPGLSTSDGNAVEVGLPLLVSLLAAAVYPLVAF